In Aegilops tauschii subsp. strangulata cultivar AL8/78 chromosome 3, Aet v6.0, whole genome shotgun sequence, one genomic interval encodes:
- the LOC109750258 gene encoding uncharacterized protein isoform X2 codes for MRRARGGRLLLPLAALFLALLLLSGCAAEGEDEEGSPVAAEEPEAPMEDKEKAALYAAIGGFVGKAWNGSGLFPDPCGQTPIQGVSCDLFNGLWYPTVVSIGPVLDNSLQCAPDARFSPQLFDLRRLKSLTFYACFPAANPTAIPAASWDKLAGTLETLEFRSNPGLSGAIPASLGRLGSLQSLVLVDNNLTGAVPPELGGLAKLRRLVLSRNGLSGPVPATLGGLKGLLKMDLSNNRLDGRIPPELAGLESLTLLDLRNNSLTGGLPGFVLGMAALQDLLLSSNPLLGGTLMQRGWEKMASLATLDLSNVGLAGAIPESMAAMPRLRFLALDHNRLSGPVPAKLAALPSIGAMYLNGNNLTGALEFSPAFYQRMGSRFASWDNPGLCTAETAGGAPAGVAVCKDAQDPPRVGVRDRMDGGGRKPEASSSLPASSSSAGMVAVLWWSVLAQGMAMAL; via the exons ATGAGGCGTGCTCGCGGCGGCAGGCTGCTCCTGCCCCTCGCCGCGCTCTTCTTGGCGCTGCTCCTCCTTTCCGGCTGCGCGGCGGAAGGGGAGGACGAGGAGGGCTcgccggtggcggcggaggaGCCGGAGGCGCCGATGGAGGACAAGGAGAAGGCGGCCCTGTACGCCGCCATCGGGGGCTTCGTGGGCAAGGCCTGGAACGGCTCCGGCCTCTTCCCCGACCCCTGCGGCCAGACTCCCATCCAG GGGGTGTCATGTGACCTCTTCAATGGCCTGTGGTACCCAACAGTGGTCAGCATCGGTCCGGTGCTCGACAACTCGCTGCAGTGCGCCCCGGACGCCAGGTTCAGCCCCCAGCTGTTCGACCTCCGGCGCCTCAAGAGCCTCACCTTCTACGCCTGCTTCCCGGCGGCCAACCCGACGGCGATCCCGGCGGCAAGCTGGGACAAGCTCGCCGGCACCCTCGAGACGCTCGAGTTCCGCTCGAATCCGGGCCTGTCCGGCGCCATCCCGGCGTCCCTCGGCCGGCTTGGCAGCCTGCAGTCCCTGGTCCTCGTCGACAACAACCTCACCGGCGCCGTGCCGCCGGAGCTCGGCGGGCTGGCGAAGCTGCGGCGGCTCGTGCTGTCCAGGAACGGGCTGTCAGGCCCGGTGCCGGCGACGCTCG GTGGGCTCAAGGGGCTGCTCAAGATGGACCTCAGCAACAACCGCCTCGACGGCCGCAtcccgccggagctcgccggccTCGAGAGCCTCACGCTGCTCGACCTCCGGAACAACAGCCTCACCGGCGGCCTGCCGGGGTTCGTGCTGGGCATGGCGGCCCTGCAGGACCTGCTGCTCTCGAGCAACCCGCTGCTGGGAGGCACCCTGATGCAGCGCGGCTGGGAGAAGATGGCGAGCCTGGCGACGCTGGACCTGTCCAACGTCGGCCTCGCCGGCGCCATCCCGGAGTCCATGGCGGCGATGCCGAGGCTGCGGTTCCTGGCGCTGGACCACAACCGCCTCTCCGGCCCCGTGCCGGCCAAGCTGGCCGCGCTGCCGAGCATCGGCGCCATGTACCTCAACGGGAACAACCTGACGGGGGCGCTGGAGTTCTCGCCGGCGTTCTACCAGAGGATGGGCAGCAGGTTCGCCTCCTGGGACAACCCCGGCCTGTGCACGGCGGAGACGGCCGGGGGCGCGCCGGCCGGCGTGGCGGTGTGCAAGGACGCGCAGGACCCGCCTCGCGTCGGCGTGAGGGACAGGATGGATGGGGGCGGGAGGAAGCCCGAGGCGAGCTCGAGCCTGCCGGCGTCGTCCTCTTCGGCTGGCATGGTCGCCGTGCTCTGGTGGTCTGTGCTGGCTCAGGGGATGGCGATGGCGCTGTAG
- the LOC109750258 gene encoding uncharacterized protein isoform X1, which produces MRRARGGRLLLPLAALFLALLLLSGCAAEGEDEEGSPVAAEEPEAPMEDKEKAALYAAIGGFVGKAWNGSGLFPDPCGQTPIQGVSCDLFNGLWYPTVVSIGPVLDNSLQCAPDARFSPQLFDLRRLKSLTFYACFPAANPTAIPAASWDKLAGTLETLEFRSNPGLSGAIPASLGRLGSLQSLVLVDNNLTGAVPPELGGLAKLRRLVLSRNGLSGPVPATLGNDNTQLRRLDELLIMDMSKNSLTGSLPPSLGGLKGLLKMDLSNNRLDGRIPPELAGLESLTLLDLRNNSLTGGLPGFVLGMAALQDLLLSSNPLLGGTLMQRGWEKMASLATLDLSNVGLAGAIPESMAAMPRLRFLALDHNRLSGPVPAKLAALPSIGAMYLNGNNLTGALEFSPAFYQRMGSRFASWDNPGLCTAETAGGAPAGVAVCKDAQDPPRVGVRDRMDGGGRKPEASSSLPASSSSAGMVAVLWWSVLAQGMAMAL; this is translated from the exons ATGAGGCGTGCTCGCGGCGGCAGGCTGCTCCTGCCCCTCGCCGCGCTCTTCTTGGCGCTGCTCCTCCTTTCCGGCTGCGCGGCGGAAGGGGAGGACGAGGAGGGCTcgccggtggcggcggaggaGCCGGAGGCGCCGATGGAGGACAAGGAGAAGGCGGCCCTGTACGCCGCCATCGGGGGCTTCGTGGGCAAGGCCTGGAACGGCTCCGGCCTCTTCCCCGACCCCTGCGGCCAGACTCCCATCCAG GGGGTGTCATGTGACCTCTTCAATGGCCTGTGGTACCCAACAGTGGTCAGCATCGGTCCGGTGCTCGACAACTCGCTGCAGTGCGCCCCGGACGCCAGGTTCAGCCCCCAGCTGTTCGACCTCCGGCGCCTCAAGAGCCTCACCTTCTACGCCTGCTTCCCGGCGGCCAACCCGACGGCGATCCCGGCGGCAAGCTGGGACAAGCTCGCCGGCACCCTCGAGACGCTCGAGTTCCGCTCGAATCCGGGCCTGTCCGGCGCCATCCCGGCGTCCCTCGGCCGGCTTGGCAGCCTGCAGTCCCTGGTCCTCGTCGACAACAACCTCACCGGCGCCGTGCCGCCGGAGCTCGGCGGGCTGGCGAAGCTGCGGCGGCTCGTGCTGTCCAGGAACGGGCTGTCAGGCCCGGTGCCGGCGACGCTCGGTAACGACAACACCCAACTACGCcgcctcgacgagctgctgatcatggACATGAGCAAGAACTCTCTAACCGGGTCTCTGCCTCCGTCGCTAGGTGGGCTCAAGGGGCTGCTCAAGATGGACCTCAGCAACAACCGCCTCGACGGCCGCAtcccgccggagctcgccggccTCGAGAGCCTCACGCTGCTCGACCTCCGGAACAACAGCCTCACCGGCGGCCTGCCGGGGTTCGTGCTGGGCATGGCGGCCCTGCAGGACCTGCTGCTCTCGAGCAACCCGCTGCTGGGAGGCACCCTGATGCAGCGCGGCTGGGAGAAGATGGCGAGCCTGGCGACGCTGGACCTGTCCAACGTCGGCCTCGCCGGCGCCATCCCGGAGTCCATGGCGGCGATGCCGAGGCTGCGGTTCCTGGCGCTGGACCACAACCGCCTCTCCGGCCCCGTGCCGGCCAAGCTGGCCGCGCTGCCGAGCATCGGCGCCATGTACCTCAACGGGAACAACCTGACGGGGGCGCTGGAGTTCTCGCCGGCGTTCTACCAGAGGATGGGCAGCAGGTTCGCCTCCTGGGACAACCCCGGCCTGTGCACGGCGGAGACGGCCGGGGGCGCGCCGGCCGGCGTGGCGGTGTGCAAGGACGCGCAGGACCCGCCTCGCGTCGGCGTGAGGGACAGGATGGATGGGGGCGGGAGGAAGCCCGAGGCGAGCTCGAGCCTGCCGGCGTCGTCCTCTTCGGCTGGCATGGTCGCCGTGCTCTGGTGGTCTGTGCTGGCTCAGGGGATGGCGATGGCGCTGTAG